Proteins co-encoded in one Christiangramia fulva genomic window:
- a CDS encoding RagB/SusD family nutrient uptake outer membrane protein: MKFNYKISYNIWLILPLLFFSCEDFVEVDAPDNKLVSDVVFSNDATAESAMTGIYNQLFLTDFANGQRTSVTFLSGLSADTFQNISSSNITRMEFEQHEITADNPGNLDIWASAYNLIYLTNSLLEGLNNSEQISSDLKTQLEGEARFIRAFSYFYLVNLYGDVPLIISTNYHENQLATRTSTAGVYEQIISDLEIAVDSLGSEYKNGERTTVNKFAAASLLARVYLYLEDWEAAERLSSEVIDQNGTYEILQDFDQVFLANSKEAIWQISPLGGGGQITNTNEGSLFIIDPIFSFFAVIKMEEDFVEQFDQEDQRLSNWIGFNEELDAYFPFKYKVWSSNEFPIIEYSMVLRLAEQYLIRSEARAKQGDLAGAIEDLDVIRMRAGLASVEENDPGIGQDALLDLIMAERQKELFAEWSHRWLDLKRTDRANEALGSNPLWEPTDMLYPIPSQEREKNPNLSQNPGY; encoded by the coding sequence ATGAAATTCAATTATAAAATATCATATAACATATGGCTAATTCTTCCATTACTTTTCTTCTCCTGTGAAGATTTTGTGGAAGTAGACGCACCTGATAACAAATTGGTGAGCGATGTAGTATTTAGTAATGATGCTACCGCGGAAAGTGCCATGACCGGAATTTATAATCAGTTATTTTTGACGGATTTTGCAAACGGGCAAAGAACAAGCGTAACATTCCTTTCCGGTTTATCAGCTGATACTTTCCAGAATATCTCTAGTTCAAATATAACCCGGATGGAATTCGAGCAGCACGAAATAACTGCTGATAATCCCGGGAACCTCGATATCTGGGCCAGTGCCTACAACTTAATTTATCTGACGAATTCTTTATTAGAAGGGCTGAATAATTCAGAACAGATCAGTTCCGATTTAAAAACACAGCTTGAAGGTGAGGCACGATTCATAAGGGCATTTTCGTATTTCTACCTGGTGAATCTGTACGGGGATGTACCTCTAATCATTTCAACCAATTATCATGAAAATCAATTAGCCACAAGGACATCTACTGCAGGAGTCTACGAGCAAATTATAAGTGACCTCGAAATAGCTGTGGATTCACTGGGTTCCGAATACAAAAATGGTGAAAGAACTACTGTAAACAAATTTGCAGCGGCATCGCTATTGGCACGGGTGTACTTATATCTGGAAGACTGGGAGGCGGCCGAAAGACTGAGTAGTGAGGTAATTGACCAAAATGGAACCTATGAGATCTTACAGGATTTTGACCAGGTATTCCTGGCAAACAGTAAAGAAGCTATTTGGCAAATCTCTCCTCTGGGAGGAGGTGGCCAGATCACCAATACCAATGAAGGAAGCCTTTTTATCATAGATCCCATCTTTTCCTTTTTTGCAGTAATTAAAATGGAGGAAGATTTCGTGGAGCAATTTGACCAGGAAGATCAAAGACTATCAAACTGGATAGGATTCAACGAAGAATTGGATGCCTATTTTCCATTTAAATATAAGGTCTGGAGTAGTAATGAGTTTCCGATAATCGAATACTCCATGGTTTTAAGATTAGCAGAACAGTATTTGATTCGCTCAGAGGCAAGGGCCAAACAGGGAGATCTAGCCGGTGCTATTGAGGACCTGGATGTTATAAGAATGAGAGCAGGACTCGCATCTGTTGAGGAGAATGATCCGGGAATTGGTCAGGATGCATTACTGGATTTGATAATGGCGGAACGGCAGAAAGAGTTATTTGCCGAATGGAGTCATCGCTGGCTGGATTTAAAAAGAACCGATAGAGCAAATGAAGCCCTTGGAAGCAATCCTCTCTGGGAACCAACCGATATGTTGTACCCAATACCCTCCCAGGAAAGGGAGAAAAACCCTAACCTAAGTCAAAATCCTGGTTATTAA
- a CDS encoding M16 family metallopeptidase has translation MNFKLYIFLFLIISGVGHVKSQNQKLIQQHDTIPLNPEVRYGKLDNGFTYYLLKNDNPENKIHMRLVVKAGRMHEDKDRLEYAHLLEHLVAGSTKHFPSVHDFMNKIGGYSNANVGSRHTNYYAKIPSGDKLVIKKTLQLLRDWGQVNEYKPDQIEVQRAAVEGEFRNLNPHRQWVGKKIEIETLNNLSYKIYDDKKHIDNLRNFNSKAFKRFYKDWYRPDLEAAIIVGNINPDTIEAEIKQLFSDLKIPAKKKDANARVLNHTIKLEGKNFFTTVKDSTSDELALNIIHTAPNFAQAPKSTKDYKNMLVQQLYTLMIEEKEDQLKQQFNPPFENFVTNHGVNHLPDWQLKGFKMNLKLDSDNIEQQKSDFQNGLIAWKRMQSGFNKKELEAAKEIIIQEYDNESHLNSSSLAIDLEMHFFYGKAAPKPEVKINIISTILAEIDLNDIQDYQQRYENLSHNVHYIFFKGRGVNVPNEKVLKQWIQEVDNMSLEPIIENKPIHALANFVNIPTSKEKEVVRETENMIGVTTIEMANGVTLILKPTKPRKKMFENQVSIQAFRPNRFPLKNRQEYLSAKIAPELVQYTGAGPFNKFELDRFKKEKGIELGFRTTTDNQMIYGQSKLEELPEFFNLLYLYLDQPRKDQEGFEAWKALKNDELEGKAIKGSENFVTEKIKYVWYPELPHLKKEDLKTMNMDGLLQSFKKWNSGIEDFTFIVTGDFDKNEITPLLVNTLSAFPVVNDKNKMVTSKQNLKFPLQKMEHSLEYKSIDQVFTNIYFPVKVPKDLKTEIVLQFLNDALHKEVYKRLRNGCYAPSAIGEWLDYNNGIFAFHIQFDSALGNEDRMREYAMEAFRAVKEKGVDGEWLKAAASNELRSFERKFESFGYSNLWPDYLQSKLEKGKDPEFDILTTGTLLEHFIDSNDLNAAAQKYLIEDYKQVFLGYPEEYELN, from the coding sequence ATGAATTTCAAACTATATATTTTCCTATTCCTAATCATTTCAGGAGTAGGCCACGTAAAAAGTCAGAATCAAAAGCTTATACAGCAGCATGATACCATTCCTTTAAATCCCGAAGTACGTTATGGAAAACTGGATAATGGATTTACTTATTATTTACTAAAAAATGATAATCCGGAGAACAAGATACATATGAGACTGGTCGTGAAAGCGGGTAGAATGCATGAAGATAAAGATCGATTGGAATATGCCCATCTTTTAGAACATTTAGTGGCTGGAAGCACCAAACATTTTCCAAGTGTCCATGATTTTATGAATAAGATTGGGGGGTATAGTAATGCCAATGTGGGATCTCGACATACAAACTATTATGCTAAAATACCTTCAGGAGATAAACTGGTCATCAAAAAAACTTTACAGCTACTACGAGACTGGGGCCAGGTGAATGAATACAAACCTGATCAAATAGAGGTGCAACGTGCAGCGGTAGAAGGGGAATTCAGAAATTTAAACCCCCATCGGCAGTGGGTTGGAAAAAAAATAGAAATAGAAACTCTGAATAACCTATCCTATAAAATATATGATGATAAAAAACACATTGATAATCTTAGAAATTTTAACTCTAAAGCTTTTAAGAGGTTTTATAAAGACTGGTACCGGCCTGACCTGGAAGCAGCGATAATTGTTGGAAATATAAACCCTGATACTATAGAGGCCGAAATCAAACAATTATTCTCTGATCTAAAAATTCCTGCAAAAAAGAAAGATGCCAATGCCAGAGTGCTTAATCACACCATTAAGCTTGAGGGAAAGAATTTCTTTACAACAGTAAAAGATAGTACTAGTGATGAATTAGCTCTGAACATAATTCACACCGCACCGAATTTTGCACAGGCTCCTAAAAGCACCAAAGATTATAAAAATATGTTGGTGCAACAGCTCTACACTTTAATGATCGAGGAAAAAGAAGACCAACTGAAACAACAGTTTAATCCCCCTTTTGAAAATTTCGTGACAAACCACGGGGTAAATCATTTACCAGACTGGCAGTTAAAGGGATTTAAGATGAATTTAAAATTGGATTCAGATAATATAGAGCAACAGAAATCAGATTTTCAAAATGGTCTGATAGCCTGGAAAAGAATGCAATCCGGATTTAATAAGAAAGAATTAGAAGCGGCCAAAGAAATTATTATACAAGAATATGATAATGAAAGCCATTTGAATTCTTCCTCCTTAGCAATAGACTTAGAGATGCATTTCTTTTATGGTAAAGCAGCTCCTAAGCCAGAAGTAAAAATAAATATCATATCAACCATTCTTGCTGAAATTGATCTTAATGATATTCAGGATTATCAGCAGCGATATGAAAATCTGAGCCATAACGTTCATTATATATTCTTTAAAGGCAGAGGCGTGAATGTCCCTAACGAAAAGGTATTAAAACAATGGATCCAAGAAGTGGATAACATGTCTTTAGAGCCAATTATCGAAAATAAACCTATACACGCTCTTGCCAATTTTGTAAATATTCCGACTTCAAAAGAAAAGGAAGTCGTCAGGGAAACTGAAAATATGATTGGCGTTACTACCATTGAAATGGCTAATGGTGTAACGTTAATACTTAAACCAACGAAGCCTCGTAAGAAAATGTTTGAGAATCAGGTTTCCATTCAGGCTTTTCGCCCTAACAGATTTCCACTGAAAAATCGACAAGAATACCTTTCGGCCAAAATAGCGCCTGAATTAGTGCAATATACCGGCGCTGGCCCCTTTAATAAGTTTGAGTTGGATAGGTTTAAGAAAGAAAAAGGTATTGAGCTTGGATTTCGTACTACGACTGACAATCAAATGATCTATGGTCAATCCAAACTTGAGGAGTTACCGGAATTTTTTAACCTGCTCTATCTTTATTTAGATCAGCCCCGAAAGGATCAGGAAGGATTTGAGGCCTGGAAAGCTTTGAAAAATGATGAACTTGAGGGAAAGGCTATAAAAGGATCAGAAAATTTCGTCACTGAAAAGATTAAATATGTTTGGTATCCAGAGTTACCCCACTTAAAAAAGGAAGATCTTAAAACAATGAATATGGACGGTCTCTTACAGTCATTCAAAAAATGGAATTCGGGTATTGAAGACTTTACTTTTATTGTAACCGGCGATTTTGATAAAAACGAAATAACACCATTATTAGTTAACACTTTATCCGCATTTCCAGTAGTAAACGATAAAAATAAGATGGTCACCTCTAAGCAGAATTTAAAATTTCCCTTACAAAAGATGGAGCATAGTCTTGAATACAAAAGTATAGATCAGGTGTTTACCAACATTTATTTTCCGGTAAAAGTTCCTAAAGATTTAAAGACTGAAATTGTACTTCAGTTTTTGAATGATGCGCTACATAAAGAGGTTTATAAAAGATTACGTAATGGTTGTTATGCCCCCAGTGCAATTGGAGAATGGTTGGATTATAATAATGGAATTTTTGCCTTTCACATACAATTTGACAGTGCCCTGGGAAATGAAGATCGTATGCGGGAATATGCGATGGAGGCATTTAGGGCTGTAAAGGAAAAAGGAGTTGATGGTGAATGGTTAAAAGCAGCAGCTTCCAACGAACTAAGGTCGTTTGAAAGGAAGTTTGAAAGTTTTGGTTATTCTAATTTATGGCCGGATTATTTACAATCAAAACTGGAAAAAGGAAAGGATCCCGAATTTGATATCCTTACTACAGGAACATTACTTGAACATTTTATTGACTCGAACGATTTAAATGCTGCCGCTCAAAAATATCTAATAGAGGATTACAAACAGGTGTTCCTGGGATATCCTGAGGAATATGAACTAAATTAG
- a CDS encoding DUF6520 family protein: protein MKKLFLIPIMALLVVFGMSFTINGSKIEEQPDEAVASDYILFNGSWRAIDEQDCPGTGNTCKVKFTQNGTEYAVYDEMDDTLPKDSASEEAVLIDP from the coding sequence ATGAAAAAGCTATTTTTAATTCCAATAATGGCACTTCTCGTTGTATTTGGGATGTCCTTTACAATCAATGGAAGTAAAATTGAAGAGCAACCTGATGAAGCCGTTGCCAGCGATTATATCCTATTTAATGGATCATGGCGAGCCATAGATGAGCAGGATTGTCCGGGGACTGGAAACACCTGTAAAGTGAAATTTACGCAGAACGGCACCGAATATGCTGTGTATGATGAAATGGATGACACACTACCAAAAGATAGCGCTAGTGAAGAGGCTGTACTTATCGATCCATAA
- a CDS encoding helix-turn-helix domain-containing protein, protein MEYAFNNEDKMRFNSLYNQIIEIACGNFMFRQEPSDRRDPIDTISVLLNMMSEEIYNFCFGANQEKKQPEIQFVIFLDKNFHITSYSSGTPEILKWEQDMCDRPVSEILSKNSIQALMDELDSDPGSVYQQFVPVDFIIEGKGLYRCPCIIQGMVGVDPSCTYAITAFRFANGEAPTKKASSTAHSINSEKKESAATKILLKQVRLYVLRNLHTELPSLKELGLIHRTNKTKLKEGFKKMYGTTIYRFHMEKRLEKGALLIRNTELPISIITQKCGFKDHSHFSKNFRKQFGQTPSQYRREYQRSIL, encoded by the coding sequence ATGGAATATGCATTCAATAACGAAGACAAAATGAGGTTCAATTCTTTATATAACCAGATCATCGAAATTGCCTGCGGTAACTTTATGTTTCGTCAGGAACCGTCCGATCGCAGGGATCCCATTGATACTATTTCCGTTCTGCTAAATATGATGTCTGAGGAGATATATAATTTTTGTTTTGGGGCAAATCAGGAAAAAAAGCAACCGGAAATACAATTCGTAATATTCTTAGATAAGAATTTTCATATTACCTCATATTCTTCCGGCACTCCTGAAATTTTAAAATGGGAACAGGATATGTGTGACCGTCCGGTATCTGAAATTCTTTCAAAAAATTCTATACAAGCGTTGATGGACGAACTTGATTCAGACCCAGGAAGCGTTTATCAGCAATTTGTTCCTGTTGACTTTATTATTGAAGGTAAAGGCCTGTATAGATGTCCCTGCATTATTCAGGGGATGGTGGGAGTAGATCCATCCTGTACATATGCAATTACAGCTTTTCGGTTTGCTAATGGGGAGGCCCCCACCAAGAAAGCAAGCAGTACAGCTCATTCCATCAACTCAGAAAAAAAGGAGAGTGCCGCAACAAAAATACTTTTAAAACAGGTACGGCTTTATGTGCTCAGAAATCTCCATACCGAGCTGCCTTCCCTTAAAGAATTAGGGCTAATCCATCGAACCAACAAAACGAAACTCAAGGAAGGATTTAAGAAAATGTATGGCACAACCATCTATCGATTTCACATGGAAAAAAGACTTGAAAAAGGAGCTCTTTTAATCCGAAATACGGAACTACCCATTTCCATAATAACTCAAAAATGCGGTTTCAAGGATCATTCTCATTTTTCTAAGAATTTCCGCAAACAATTTGGGCAGACACCCTCTCAGTACAGAAGAGAATATCAGCGGTCGATTCTATAA
- a CDS encoding aminotransferase class I/II-fold pyridoxal phosphate-dependent enzyme, giving the protein MAKITHNNFLDTVDEVITNATKAGVLHLHAEGSGLNGRKIKVNGIESFHFGTTGYLGLEQDQRLKNAAIDAIQKYGTQFPLSKTYISHPLYAELEEKIEAIYNNPILITKNSTLGHIAVIPTAVRDEDAVILDHQVHWSVQNAAQFLKIRGIPVSLIRHNSMDMLEDRIKRLSGKVKKIWYMADGVYSMYGDYAPIEDLISLCEKYPQLHLYFDDVHGMSWKGHNGSGYVMEVLKELPEKILLFGTLSKTFGASGAVLVCPDRKLFRKIKNFGGPLTFSAQLEPSAVAAASASANIHLSTEIYSLQKALQLRINYFNELLSKTNMPLISKNDSPVFYIGTGLPATGYNFVKRMLDEGFFVNLGLFPAVPVKNTGVRITISCHNELEDIKALVNALEYHYEKALNATNNTLERVGKAFNINVKPTTIKEKSDSNISVTYAESIENIDTDLWNKLLGSQNMLNKNGLQFLEKCFSHNDQKEHNWNFHYFIINDQKDDPILATFLTSGLWKNDMLAPESVSKAIEQDRESNPYAMTTKVLSMGCLFTEGSHLYLDHKHSQSEEAIKELLLRIEALGERLRTGMCVLRDFKKSTALAEVFQKEGYIPVSMPDSCVINNLDWNSEEEFLETLSSRSRKHFRKEVLPFEDKFHISILDSPTPEKIDTYHELYKNVKSKNFGLNTFTYPKKVFQNMASDKNWEFIELKLQKENQIVGVMFCYKNKEGIYVPNLIGMDYDYAREYQVYRQLLYQTIKRAKNLNLQKIDLGFSASFEKRKFGATIIEKQAFIQTSDNFLLEQLDMMRNEIS; this is encoded by the coding sequence ATGGCAAAAATTACCCACAACAATTTTCTCGATACCGTAGATGAAGTAATTACCAATGCAACTAAAGCAGGAGTTTTACATTTGCATGCTGAGGGATCAGGATTGAATGGACGGAAAATAAAAGTTAATGGAATAGAATCCTTTCATTTCGGAACCACGGGCTACCTGGGTCTGGAACAAGACCAGCGTCTTAAAAATGCTGCTATAGATGCCATTCAAAAATATGGTACTCAATTTCCACTTTCAAAGACTTATATCTCTCATCCATTGTATGCGGAGTTAGAAGAAAAAATAGAAGCCATCTACAACAATCCAATTCTTATAACCAAGAACAGTACGTTAGGTCATATCGCGGTTATACCAACTGCGGTAAGGGATGAGGATGCGGTAATCTTAGATCACCAGGTGCACTGGAGTGTTCAAAATGCGGCCCAATTCCTTAAAATTAGAGGTATACCTGTAAGCCTAATTCGCCATAATTCCATGGACATGCTGGAAGACCGAATAAAGAGATTATCCGGGAAGGTTAAAAAAATATGGTATATGGCAGATGGGGTTTATTCCATGTATGGTGATTATGCCCCCATAGAAGATCTTATCTCCCTTTGTGAAAAATATCCTCAGCTGCACTTGTATTTTGATGATGTGCATGGCATGAGCTGGAAGGGACATAACGGTAGTGGCTATGTAATGGAAGTCCTAAAAGAACTCCCTGAAAAAATTTTATTATTTGGTACTTTAAGCAAAACCTTTGGAGCCTCGGGTGCAGTCTTGGTTTGTCCAGATCGAAAACTCTTTAGAAAAATTAAAAATTTTGGTGGCCCCCTCACCTTTTCTGCCCAACTGGAACCCAGCGCTGTTGCTGCGGCAAGTGCTTCGGCAAACATTCATCTTTCTACCGAAATATATTCACTACAAAAGGCACTACAGCTCCGGATAAATTATTTTAATGAATTGCTTTCAAAAACCAACATGCCCTTAATTTCAAAGAACGACTCCCCGGTTTTTTATATTGGTACGGGCTTACCCGCCACCGGCTATAATTTTGTGAAACGAATGCTGGATGAAGGATTCTTTGTAAACCTGGGATTATTTCCAGCGGTTCCTGTGAAAAATACCGGGGTAAGAATTACGATTTCCTGCCACAATGAATTAGAAGATATTAAAGCCCTGGTGAATGCCCTGGAGTATCATTATGAAAAAGCGCTAAATGCAACGAATAACACTTTGGAAAGGGTTGGCAAAGCTTTTAATATAAACGTGAAGCCTACTACAATAAAAGAAAAATCAGATTCAAATATATCAGTGACTTATGCCGAAAGTATTGAGAACATAGATACAGATTTATGGAATAAACTTCTTGGAAGTCAAAATATGCTTAATAAAAATGGTCTTCAATTTCTGGAAAAATGTTTTTCCCATAATGACCAAAAAGAGCATAACTGGAACTTCCATTATTTTATAATTAACGATCAGAAGGATGATCCAATTTTAGCTACATTTTTAACCAGCGGCTTATGGAAGAATGATATGCTTGCACCGGAATCGGTATCCAAAGCCATAGAGCAAGACAGGGAATCCAATCCCTATGCGATGACTACTAAAGTACTGTCTATGGGATGTCTCTTTACCGAAGGTAGTCATTTGTATTTAGACCACAAGCATTCACAATCTGAGGAAGCTATCAAAGAACTCTTATTAAGAATCGAAGCGCTGGGAGAAAGACTAAGAACTGGAATGTGCGTTCTGCGCGATTTTAAGAAATCTACAGCCTTAGCAGAAGTTTTCCAAAAGGAAGGTTATATTCCCGTCTCCATGCCAGATTCCTGTGTAATTAATAATTTAGATTGGAACAGTGAAGAAGAATTTCTGGAAACATTAAGCTCCCGGTCTCGAAAACATTTCAGAAAAGAGGTACTGCCGTTTGAAGATAAGTTCCATATATCAATTTTAGACTCCCCTACTCCTGAAAAAATTGATACCTATCATGAACTCTATAAAAATGTGAAATCAAAAAATTTTGGATTAAACACCTTTACCTATCCGAAAAAAGTATTTCAAAATATGGCATCCGATAAAAACTGGGAGTTCATCGAATTAAAACTTCAAAAAGAAAACCAGATTGTAGGCGTTATGTTCTGTTACAAAAATAAAGAAGGTATATACGTCCCCAATTTAATCGGAATGGATTATGACTATGCCAGGGAGTATCAGGTATATCGTCAATTATTATATCAGACCATAAAAAGGGCTAAGAATTTAAACTTACAGAAAATAGATTTAGGTTTTAGCGCCTCCTTTGAAAAACGAAAATTTGGTGCAACCATAATTGAGAAACAGGCTTTTATTCAAACTTCCGATAATTTCCTGTTAGAACAATTGGACATGATGAGAAATGAGATTTCATAA
- a CDS encoding RteC domain-containing protein, whose product MFDDVIHEFHNSLNTKVVPIPHPLKKADKGIDISNHTLSKLKEIVEKEDFENTPDEIEFFKKIKPCPMSYLIYFSEVRSCETRKPKAGKNFQFRFFEKELRKINKFFYKNNDFVQYMEQGHEYLDHQLFTRNHRKNYPFTPMINYYQYPEFSSSHDMLWAKIQAMYRLIHFIREAMETLRPGKQSGLMDKKHKVMLWSGSKTSLVELIYALYANGDLNHGTVDISTITSSFEDFFNIKLENIYKTYSEIKSRKGPRAKYLHNLILRLEAKMNQDDEK is encoded by the coding sequence ATGTTTGATGACGTAATACATGAGTTTCACAATAGTTTGAACACTAAGGTGGTACCAATCCCTCATCCCTTAAAAAAAGCGGATAAAGGGATTGATATTTCAAATCACACCCTTTCTAAATTAAAAGAGATTGTGGAAAAAGAGGATTTTGAAAACACCCCGGACGAGATCGAATTCTTTAAAAAAATCAAACCCTGTCCTATGAGCTATCTCATCTATTTCTCAGAAGTACGATCCTGTGAGACTCGTAAACCTAAAGCAGGTAAGAATTTTCAATTTCGATTTTTTGAAAAGGAACTACGTAAGATCAATAAGTTCTTTTATAAGAATAATGATTTTGTCCAATATATGGAACAAGGGCATGAATACCTGGATCACCAGCTTTTTACTAGGAACCATCGTAAGAACTATCCTTTCACTCCCATGATCAATTACTACCAGTATCCTGAATTTTCAAGCTCTCATGATATGCTATGGGCAAAGATCCAGGCTATGTATCGGCTCATCCATTTCATTAGAGAAGCAATGGAAACTCTACGACCAGGAAAACAAAGTGGTTTGATGGATAAAAAACATAAGGTCATGCTGTGGTCAGGGTCAAAAACTTCACTGGTAGAACTTATCTATGCCTTATACGCCAATGGAGATCTTAACCATGGTACTGTAGATATCAGCACAATCACTTCTTCTTTTGAGGATTTCTTCAATATCAAACTGGAGAACATCTACAAAACCTACTCTGAAATAAAGTCCCGAAAAGGTCCCAGAGCAAAATATCTTCATAATCTTATCCTGCGTTTGGAAGCTAAGATGAACCAGGATGATGAAAAATGA
- a CDS encoding helix-turn-helix domain-containing protein, whose amino-acid sequence MPTSIITTDDLREFKMELLEELKTLFSKQNSGILKRYLKSSEVMDLLQISPGTLQNLRINGTLPYTKVGGIIYYDVQEIHRVMDENRVKHNFDL is encoded by the coding sequence ATGCCAACAAGTATTATTACCACAGACGATCTTCGAGAATTCAAAATGGAATTACTCGAAGAATTAAAAACCCTTTTTTCCAAACAAAATTCCGGGATACTGAAACGCTATCTTAAATCCTCAGAGGTTATGGATCTGCTTCAAATTAGTCCGGGAACTTTACAAAACCTTCGAATCAATGGCACGTTGCCCTACACCAAAGTGGGCGGGATTATTTACTATGATGTCCAGGAGATCCACCGGGTGATGGATGAAAACAGAGTAAAACACAATTTTGATCTATAA
- a CDS encoding ATPase, translating into MHNPSKIIEGGVEYSLGRFDGKSVQYDFPKILVYLNAKGKILFGEKFKIYKKDKDILLKLCSYFIKDKENCKKFDIDLDKGLLLTGPVGCGKTSLMKLLHFLVPHQRKYVVMPCRNIVFAFNHLGYKTIEDYGESSFFCFDDMGVEPIGRHYGKDCNVIGEILLSRYDLFLETKMKTHATTNLNAEELEERYGNRVRSRMRELFNLIAFDEKAGDKRK; encoded by the coding sequence ATGCACAACCCCTCTAAAATAATCGAAGGCGGCGTAGAATATTCTTTAGGCAGGTTTGATGGAAAATCCGTGCAGTATGATTTTCCGAAAATCCTGGTGTATCTGAATGCGAAAGGTAAGATCCTCTTTGGTGAAAAGTTTAAAATTTACAAAAAGGATAAAGATATCTTATTAAAGCTATGCTCCTACTTCATCAAGGATAAGGAAAATTGCAAAAAATTTGATATTGACCTAGATAAGGGACTCTTACTTACCGGTCCCGTAGGATGTGGTAAAACAAGTCTTATGAAACTCTTACATTTTTTAGTACCACACCAACGAAAATATGTAGTGATGCCCTGCCGCAATATTGTTTTTGCCTTCAATCATTTAGGATATAAAACCATAGAAGATTATGGAGAAAGTAGTTTTTTCTGTTTTGATGATATGGGTGTAGAACCTATCGGGCGGCATTATGGAAAAGATTGCAATGTGATTGGGGAAATCCTGCTCTCTCGCTATGATCTTTTTCTGGAGACCAAAATGAAAACCCATGCTACTACTAATTTAAATGCAGAGGAGTTGGAAGAACGCTATGGAAATAGAGTACGCAGCCGGATGCGGGAATTGTTTAATTTGATTGCTTTTGACGAGAAGGCTGGGGATAAGAGGAAGTAG
- a CDS encoding AAA family ATPase: MAAAEKIKALLQSYGDEDDNRFYTTAMQIAAAEAKQGHTKLAEELKHLIDKIKTKRKVDSVSKTRILPVNEAQRELKDLLEVFRPHIKTKDMVLTKEVSEAIKRILSEQRKFDQLLQHNLQPRRKLMLVGPPGCGKTMTAKALAGDLEIPLFIIRLDGLISRYMGESIAKLKLIFDSMYQHRAVYLFDEFDSIGSNRSYGNDVGEIKRVLNSFLMNIEKDESNSLLIAATNIPEALDKALFRRFDDIIQYPLPSDKEIAELIKVQLKGYSLTKGKTINALAKEAVGLSFADISNACKDAIKEMIVNNSDKVSSATLHKFIQNKKTQF, from the coding sequence TTGGCAGCAGCAGAAAAAATAAAGGCATTATTACAGAGCTATGGTGACGAAGACGACAACCGTTTTTACACCACTGCAATGCAGATTGCGGCTGCTGAAGCCAAACAAGGGCACACCAAACTTGCTGAGGAACTGAAACATTTGATTGATAAAATCAAGACTAAAAGAAAGGTAGATTCAGTTTCAAAAACAAGAATTCTTCCTGTTAATGAAGCCCAAAGAGAATTAAAAGATTTACTTGAAGTTTTTCGGCCTCATATCAAAACCAAAGATATGGTTTTGACTAAAGAGGTATCTGAGGCTATTAAGCGTATTTTATCTGAACAAAGAAAATTTGACCAACTCTTACAGCATAATTTACAACCAAGACGTAAACTAATGCTAGTTGGTCCACCTGGTTGTGGAAAGACTATGACGGCCAAGGCTCTCGCAGGCGATTTGGAAATTCCATTGTTTATTATCCGATTGGATGGTTTGATTAGTCGTTATATGGGTGAATCTATTGCTAAACTCAAATTAATTTTCGATTCTATGTATCAACATAGAGCTGTGTATCTTTTTGATGAATTTGATTCCATAGGTTCTAATCGTAGTTACGGCAACGACGTTGGGGAAATTAAAAGAGTCTTGAACAGCTTCTTGATGAATATTGAGAAAGATGAATCGAATAGCTTGTTGATAGCCGCAACCAATATACCGGAAGCTCTGGACAAAGCTTTATTCAGACGCTTTGATGACATTATACAATATCCTTTACCAAGCGATAAAGAAATTGCAGAACTTATTAAAGTTCAGCTTAAAGGGTATTCACTCACTAAAGGCAAGACCATAAATGCTTTGGCAAAGGAAGCAGTTGGATTGAGCTTTGCAGATATTTCCAATGCCTGTAAAGATGCTATTAAGGAAATGATTGTGAACAATTCCGATAAAGTTTCATCAGCCACACTTCATAAATTTATTCAAAACAAAAAGACCCAGTTTTAA